From one Pseudomonas sp. S35 genomic stretch:
- a CDS encoding sugar ABC transporter substrate-binding protein: MKKQLLAALFTLMVSPWALADIRIGVSIAQVDDVFLAQMRDYMAAHAKELPGVTLQFEDAQGDVVRQLNQVQNFSAQGMDAIIVNAVDTAATQKMTVNAQQAKIPLVYVNRRPEFKDVPPGIGYVGSDEIKAGEIQMRYLAEKMGGKGNLAIMLGLLSNNATHNRTLGVKNVLKDYPGIKIVEEQSAEWQRSKAIDLMNNWIVSGRKIDAVAANADEMAIGAAMAISQAGMQPGKDILVAGSDGGAAGLDAVKKGLLLVTAYQDNKGQAVGSIDLAVKMVKKQPYEAELTIPYQQITKDNYQAFLNP; this comes from the coding sequence ATGAAAAAGCAACTCCTTGCGGCACTGTTTACCCTGATGGTCAGCCCTTGGGCACTGGCCGATATACGCATCGGCGTGAGCATCGCCCAGGTCGATGACGTATTCCTCGCACAAATGCGCGACTACATGGCCGCCCACGCCAAGGAGCTGCCCGGCGTGACCCTGCAATTCGAGGACGCCCAGGGCGATGTGGTGCGCCAGCTTAATCAGGTGCAGAACTTCAGCGCACAAGGCATGGACGCGATCATCGTCAATGCGGTGGACACGGCAGCCACGCAGAAAATGACGGTGAATGCCCAGCAGGCGAAAATTCCGCTGGTGTACGTCAACCGTCGCCCGGAGTTCAAGGATGTGCCACCGGGAATTGGCTATGTAGGCTCGGACGAGATCAAGGCCGGAGAGATCCAGATGCGCTACCTGGCAGAAAAAATGGGCGGCAAGGGCAACCTGGCGATCATGCTCGGGTTGCTGTCCAACAACGCCACGCACAACCGTACGCTGGGCGTGAAGAACGTGCTCAAGGACTACCCCGGCATCAAGATCGTCGAGGAACAAAGCGCCGAATGGCAGCGCAGCAAAGCGATTGACCTGATGAACAACTGGATTGTGTCGGGCCGCAAAATCGATGCAGTGGCCGCCAATGCCGATGAAATGGCGATTGGCGCGGCCATGGCGATCAGCCAGGCGGGGATGCAACCGGGCAAGGACATATTGGTCGCCGGCAGCGATGGCGGCGCGGCCGGGCTGGATGCGGTGAAAAAAGGCCTGTTGCTGGTAACGGCGTATCAGGACAACAAGGGGCAGGCGGTCGGTTCGATTGATCTGGCGGTAAAGATGGTGAAAAAACAGCCCTACGAGGCTGAGCTGACCATCCCTTACCAGCAGATCACCAAGGACAACTACCAGGCGTTCCTCAACCCTTGA
- a CDS encoding DUF2834 domain-containing protein, with protein MPRPSIALAALLGFSLYTLFTLLTAEQSLLAFGQELLSRPDTAQVVIDLYLMAVLACVWMYRDARGRGRSVLSVLPYFLLTAVFVSVGPLLYIVVRGRGSNDRRTISRLA; from the coding sequence ATGCCAAGACCCTCGATTGCCCTGGCCGCTTTGCTCGGGTTTTCCCTCTACACCCTGTTCACTCTGTTGACTGCCGAGCAGTCGTTATTGGCGTTTGGGCAGGAATTGCTCTCGCGGCCGGACACCGCGCAAGTGGTGATCGACCTATACCTGATGGCGGTATTGGCGTGCGTATGGATGTATCGGGATGCTCGTGGGCGAGGGCGCTCGGTGTTGTCGGTGCTGCCGTATTTTTTGCTGACGGCGGTGTTCGTGTCGGTGGGCCCGCTGCTTTACATCGTGGTGCGGGGGCGAGGGAGCAATGACCGCCGAACAATTTCCAGGCTGGCATGA
- a CDS encoding helix-turn-helix transcriptional regulator — protein sequence MENPANAGEHLRQLRRQAKLSQLDLALITGMSQRHLSCIETGRAKPSPATLHTLLTALETPLAHCNRVFLAAGYAPRYTATPLASPAMAAIRDAVSHVLHANNPAPAILLGSEWQVLAANASTGVLFKLVGIKADAADGLNLLTTLLQTGGLGDHLINAEEIRTLAWQRATREALGSPALAALLASLPVPTHTKLPSEMPPLVLTRIRSSQGELNFLSTFTTFGMPQDITLTSLRIEHLIPADELTWQVMRAAFADYSALVL from the coding sequence ATGGAAAACCCTGCTAACGCCGGCGAACACCTGCGCCAGTTGCGTCGCCAGGCCAAGTTGAGCCAATTGGACCTGGCGCTGATCACCGGAATGTCCCAGCGCCACCTCAGTTGCATTGAAACCGGCCGCGCCAAACCGAGTCCAGCAACGCTGCATACGCTGCTGACAGCACTGGAGACACCGCTGGCGCATTGCAATCGCGTCTTCCTCGCCGCCGGTTACGCGCCGCGCTACACCGCCACCCCGCTCGCCTCACCGGCCATGGCCGCGATTCGCGATGCGGTCAGCCATGTGCTGCACGCCAACAACCCCGCGCCGGCGATTCTGCTGGGCAGCGAGTGGCAGGTGCTGGCGGCCAATGCCAGCACCGGCGTGCTGTTCAAGCTGGTCGGGATCAAAGCGGATGCAGCCGATGGCCTGAACCTGCTGACCACCCTGCTGCAAACCGGTGGCCTGGGCGATCACTTGATCAACGCCGAAGAGATCCGCACCCTCGCCTGGCAACGGGCAACTCGCGAGGCGTTGGGCAGCCCGGCATTGGCTGCTTTGCTGGCGAGTTTGCCAGTGCCCACTCACACTAAGTTGCCCAGCGAAATGCCGCCGCTGGTGCTCACGCGCATCCGCTCAAGCCAAGGCGAGCTGAACTTTCTGTCGACCTTCACCACCTTCGGCATGCCCCAGGACATCACCCTCACCTCGCTGCGTATCGAGCATCTGATTCCCGCCGACGAGCTCACCTGGCAGGTGATGCGCGCCGCCTTCGCGGACTATTCCGCGCTGGTTTTGTGA